A genomic window from Solanum stenotomum isolate F172 chromosome 10, ASM1918654v1, whole genome shotgun sequence includes:
- the LOC125842666 gene encoding uncharacterized protein LOC125842666 isoform X3: protein MKCKSIACIWSGSPPVHKVTAVAALNNPPTLYTGGSDGSIIWWNISSSEITPVAILCGHVAPIADLGICVPTTVLGDGKLDDSNNVVSTSNSSDCGALLSACTDGVLCIWSRASGQCRRRRKMPPWVGMPYLIRPFPENRRYVCIACCSFDHVHLSDHHSPSTAEKGETFADRDSQNAKPMKCTVAIVDTYTLAIVQTVFHGSLSIGPLKSVAVISSFGDVLTESVMMVDSFGKSQCIPILKECDSSTEKMTAKTNLSDAGKMDWVNGSKDRGLLVAFANRGPVLAFVYGTCCIFSLLEDGSSVGEIYFSDDLLPIEGKSHAIGGMFVGDDNNVLDSEDSDATFIEKFVVWNGKGAAIVYRISYSSNIFKYEPFAAIPVISQESNMSLSISFMQVNNCLFRVESNSFPINELLIWKPRLTCWVLPKRHDKKEINCQECRFSGESRIFDNWTHNQNAPENEIPRQVVEIDRASGKDELTSSQDAATCSKAIDERVLNIHKNGTYERKELVSSSMVISEEYVPLAIVYGFYNGDIKVVRFDMFFEGLDFHGQNSYPESKAHATQHYLLGHTGAVLCLASQRVLIRCQGGSNSYVLISGSMDCTIRVWDLDSSSPMVVMHQHVAPVRQIILPPSQTEHPWSNCFLSVGEDSSVALSSLDSMRVERIFPGHPYYPAKVVWDSRRGYIACLCPNQTGTTDADVLYIWDVKSGARERVLRGSAAVSMFDHFCTGIDRDLPGGCMISGNTSASSLLFPATDETRSPPPQSQTVGKGISSSNISVSTSVSGSTTGSNRAALPSLQNRKQPVKGSCPFPGVAALSFDLTSLMSLCQRDEYYTTESSDANKNQVKELRVESPIKRTNFRDQETGIPSSSDQSINDKSGGTSIEAARDSEWMFLLEKCLLQFSLSILHMWNVDAELDELLVTEMKLKRPQNLLVASGLLGDRGSLTLTFPDDTSTLELWKSSSEYCAMRSLTMVSLAQHMISLSHSFQAASSSLSAFYMRSFAEKVSDIKPPLLQLLVSFWQDEAEHVKMAARSLFHCAASRAIPPPLRRDNPRDNENGVSPRGNYDSVPAEAPTNCLRDDKQIVTEGNSEDEESEIRSWLESFEMQDWISCVGGMSQDAMTSHIIVAAALAVWYPSLVKPNLFGLAVNPLVKLVMAMNEKYSSTAAEILAEGMESTWKACIGSEIPRLIGDIFFQIECVTGASTNTPTKNPSTSVRIRDTLVGVLLPSLAMADVLGFLNVIERQIWSTASDSPVHAVSLMTIVRVARGSPRNLVQYLDKTVLLTTIPQPPT, encoded by the exons ATGAAGTGTAAATCCATAGCCTGTATATGGTCAGGTTCACCGCCGGTTCACAAAGTCACCGCCGTCGCCGCACTCAACAATCCTCCGACTCTCTACACCGGCGGTTCCGATGGCTCCATCATCTGGTGGAATATCTCCTCATCG GAGATCACACCTGTTGCCATACTTTGTGGTCATGTTGCTCCGATAGCGGATCTTGGGATATGTGTTCCTACTACAGTTTTGGGAGATGGGAAATTAGATGATTCAAATAATGTGGTATCAACTTCTAACTCATCTGACTGTGGTGCGTTATTAAGTGCATGCACTGATGGTGTGTTGTGCATTTGGAGCAGAGCTAGTGGACAATGCAGACGTAGAAGGAAAATGCCTCCCTGGGTGGGGATGCCATACTTAATTCGACCATTTCCCGAAAATCGTAGATATGTATGTATAGCTTGTTGTTCCTTTGACCATGTTCATTTATCCGATCATCACTCGCCTAGCACTGCTGAGAAGGGTGAAACATTTGCAGATAGAGACTCACAAAATGCAAAACCGATGAAGTGCACAGTTGCTATTGTTGATACGTATACACTTGCTATCGTCCAAACAGTTTTTCATGGGAGCTTATCAATTGGGCCTTTGAAATCTGTGGCTGTAATTTCGTCCTTTGGAGATGTGTTGACCGAGTCAGTGATGATGGTTGATTCTTTTGGTAAATCACAATGTATACCAATATTAAAGGAGTGTGATTCAAGCACAGAAAAAATGACCGCCAAGACTAATTTGTCTGATGCAGGCAAAATGGATTGGGTAAATGGGTCAAAAGACAGGGGACTTCTGGTGGCCTTTGCAAATCGTGGGCCAGTTTTAGCTTTTGTATATGGTACATGCTGCATATTTAGTCTATTAGAGGATGGAAGTTCCGTGGGAGAGATATATTTTTCAGATGATCTGCTCCCTATTGAAGGAAAGTCACATGCCATTGGTGGCATGTTTGTTGGAGATGATAACAATGTGCTTGATTCTGAAGATTCAGATGCCACATTCATTGAAAAATTTGTTGTATGGAATGGTAAAGGAGCGGCGATAGTATACAGGATATCTTACTCAAGTAATATCTTCAAATATGAACCTTTTGCTGCTATCCCGGTCATTTCTCAGGAGTCTAACATGAGCTTATCCATCTCTTTCATGCAAGTGAACAACTGTCTTTTCCGTGTTGAATCAAATTCTTTTCCTATCAATGAATTATTGATTTGGAAACCTCGTCTGACATGTTGGGTACTGCCTAAGCGGCATGACAAAAAGGAGATAAATTGTCAAGAATGCAGATTTTCTGGTGAAAGTAGAATATTTGATAATTGGACTCATAACCAGAATGCCCCTGAAAATGAGATTCCTAGGCAGGTTGTTGAAATAGACAGAGCAAGTGGGAAGGACGAATTAACTTCGTCGCAAGATGCTGCTACTTGTTCCAAAGCTATTGATGAAAGGGTTTTAAATATCCACAAAAATGGAacttatgaaagaaaagagCTAGTGTCTTCTTCAATGGTTATTTCTGAAGAGTATGTGCCATTGGCTATTGTATATGGGTTCTATAATGGTGATATAAAAGTTGTTCGATTTGATATGTTCTTTGAAGGATTGGATTTTCATGGTCAAAATTCATATCCCGAGTCAAAAGCACATGCCACTCAACATTATCTCTTGGGGCATACAGGAGCTGTACTGTGTTTGGCTTCACAACGAGTGCTGATTAGATGCCAAGGAGGTAGCAACAGTTATGTCCTAATCTCTGGAAGTATGGACTGTACTATTCGTGTGTGGGATCTTGACTCCAGCAGTCCCATGGTTGTAATGCACCAACATGTTGCTCCAGTTCGTCAAATAATTCTTCCACCATCTCAAACAGAACACCCGTGGAGTAATTGCTTCCTCTCTGTTGGGGAAGACTCATCTGTTGCCCTTTCTTCACTTGATTCCATGCGTGTAGAACGAATATTCCCTGGCCACCCATATTATCCTGCAAAAGTTGTGTGGGATAGTAGAAGAGGCTACATAGCATGTCTATGCCCAAACCAAACAGGAACAACTGATGCAGATGTTTTGTACATTTGGGACGTAAAATCAGGTGCTCGTGAGCGGGTCCTTCGTGGATCTGCTGCTGTCTCAATGTTTGATCATTTCTGCACAGGAATTGACAGAGATCTCCCTGGTGGCTGTATGATAAGTGGAAATACTTCGGCTTCCTCATTGCTTTTTCCTGCTACTGATGAAACCAGGTCTCCACCACCTCAGTCACAAACTGTGGGAAAGGGAATCTCTTCATCAAATATATCTGTTAGTACAAGCGTGTCTGGAAGTACTACAGGATCTAATCGAGCTGCATTGCCTTCCTTGCAAAACAGAAAACAGCCTGTTAAAGGTTCTTGTCCTTTTCCAGGAGTTGCCGCTCTATCTTTTGATCTCACATCTTTGATGTCTCTTTGTCAAAGAGATGAGTACTATACAACAGAGAGTTCTGATGCGAACAAAAACCAAGTGAAAGAATTAAGGGTTGAGTCTCCCATTAAGAGGACTAATTTCAGGGATCAGGAAACTGGCATCCCTAGTTCCAGTGATCAGAGCATCAATGATAAATCTGGTGGTACCTCCATTGAAGCTGCAAGAGATTCTGAATGGATGTTCTTGCTTGAAAAATGCCTGCTTCAGTTCAGCTTGTCTATTTTGCACATGTGGAATGTGGATGCTGAACTTGATGAATTGCTAGTGACTGAAATGAAGCTAAAAAGACCACAGAATCTTCTCGTAGCTTCTGGTCTCTTGGGGGATCGGGGGTCGTTGACTCTGACATTTCCTGATGACACTTCAACTCTGGAG CTTTGGAAATCATCATCAGAGTACTGTGCAATGAGATCTCTAACGATGGTGTCCCTTGCCCAACATATGATTAGCTTGTCACATTCCTTTCAGGCGGCCAGCAG TTCTTTGTCAGCATTTTACATGCGGAGCTTTGCTGAGAAAGTTTCTGATATAAAGCCTCCCCTGCTTCAG CTTTTGGTGAGCTTTTGGCAAGATGAGGCTGAGCATGTTAAGATGGCAGCACGCTCCTTATTTCATTGTGCTGCTTCACGAGCCATTCCACCTCCACTACGCCGGGATAATCCAAGAGACAATGAGAATGGAGTATCACCAAGAGGAAACTATGATTCAGTCCCAGCGGAAGCACCCACCAACTGCTTGAGGGATGACAAACAAATTGTCACTGAAGGGAACTCTGAGGATGAAGAATCTGAAATAAGATCATGGCTAGAATCATTTGAAATGCAAGATTGGATTTCTTGTGTTGGGGGCATGAGCCAAGATGCAATGACATCTCATATCATTGTTGCTGCTGCATTGGCAGTTTGGTATCCCAGCCTTGTGAAACCAAATCTTTTTGGCTTGGCTGTTAATCCATTGGTGAAGTTGGTTATGGCGATGAATGAGAAATACAGTTCCACTGCCGCAGAAATCCTGGCTGAAGGCATGGAAAGCACATGGAAGGCATGCATTGGTTCTGAAATACCCCGCCTGATTGGAGACATATTCTTCCAAATTGAGTGCGTCACTGGTGCATCCACTAATACACCTACTAAGAATCCATCTACATCTGTTAGGATTCGTGATACTTTGGTTGGAGTTCTTCTCCCAAGTTTAGCAATGGCCGATGTATTGGGATTTCTGAATGTCATAGAACGCCAGATCTGGTCAACTGCCTCTGATTCGCCTGTTCATGCAGTATCCCTCATGACTATAGTTAGGGTTGCACGTGGTTCTCCAAGAAACTTAGTTCAATATCTTGATAAG ACTGTCTTGTTGACCACCATTCCCCAGCCTCCAACCTGA